Proteins encoded by one window of candidate division KSB1 bacterium:
- a CDS encoding adenosine deaminase family protein: protein MNSNGQLAELIQLMPKTDIHLHLDGSIRLNTLIEFAKKDKIKLPSYTVAGMNKLVFKDNYNNLEEYLKTFGYSCAVMQNPEFLEQIAYELAQDNQNEGVRYIEVRFAPQLHINKSMDMQRVISSVNNGLLKAQNEYNQRPGVRSGDEPPFYYAIIVSALRSFGSYSEYYANFLNSLLYMDMKTITGLCSLELAKGAVKIRDSLGIPIVGLDLAGAEKGNPAKDHRRAFQFAHENFMAKTVHAGEAYGPTSIFQAITELHADRIGHGFYFFDTSKIEDKKIVDKKKYIEEISQYLADRRVTIEICLTSNLQTIPALKNIKRHTFKKMLDHNLSTSICTDNRTVSKTTVTKELILAWEHFNLTPKTLRNIIIYGFKRSFFPGSYGNKRKYVRQCIDYYEKIVANTPLAI, encoded by the coding sequence ATGAACTCGAATGGTCAATTAGCAGAGTTAATTCAATTAATGCCTAAAACAGATATTCATCTTCACCTCGATGGTTCAATTCGCTTAAATACGTTAATTGAATTTGCTAAAAAGGATAAAATCAAACTGCCCAGCTATACAGTTGCAGGCATGAACAAACTTGTTTTTAAAGATAACTATAACAATTTGGAGGAATATTTAAAAACTTTTGGATATTCTTGCGCGGTAATGCAGAATCCCGAATTTTTAGAGCAAATTGCTTATGAACTTGCACAAGACAATCAAAACGAAGGCGTTCGATATATAGAGGTACGATTCGCACCTCAGCTTCATATCAATAAAAGCATGGATATGCAGAGGGTAATCTCCAGTGTAAACAATGGGCTTCTAAAAGCTCAAAATGAATATAACCAAAGACCCGGAGTTCGATCAGGAGATGAACCGCCTTTTTATTACGCAATTATTGTCAGTGCTCTGCGATCATTTGGATCGTACTCAGAATATTATGCCAATTTTCTAAATTCACTGTTATATATGGATATGAAAACCATAACCGGTTTATGTTCTCTGGAATTGGCTAAAGGAGCCGTAAAAATCAGAGATTCGCTTGGGATCCCGATAGTCGGTTTAGACCTTGCAGGTGCAGAAAAAGGCAATCCGGCAAAGGATCATCGGCGAGCCTTTCAATTCGCACATGAAAATTTCATGGCTAAAACCGTACACGCTGGAGAAGCATATGGGCCCACTTCCATTTTTCAAGCTATCACTGAATTACATGCAGACCGGATTGGTCATGGATTTTACTTTTTTGATACTTCAAAAATTGAAGATAAAAAGATCGTGGATAAAAAAAAATATATCGAAGAGATTAGTCAATATCTTGCCGATCGCCGAGTCACTATAGAGATATGTTTAACTAGCAATTTGCAAACCATTCCCGCATTAAAAAACATTAAGAGGCATACATTCAAAAAAATGTTAGACCATAATTTGAGTACATCGATTTGTACGGATAATCGGACTGTTAGCAAAACCACTGTTACCAAAGAATTAATATTGGCATGGGAACATTTTAACTTAACTCCCAAAACCTTGCGAAATATTATCATATATGGTTTTAAAAGAAGTTTTTTTCCGGGTAGTTATGGTAATAAACGCAAGTACGTTCGCCAGTGTATTGATTATTATGAAAAAATAGTAGCCAATACGCCATTGGCAATATAG
- a CDS encoding GAF domain-containing sensor histidine kinase, whose amino-acid sequence MKLEDQDLDVKFNLPKIASISRERLEFLALLPILLNSSLDTHEVISLAIEQLQSEINAEAVTVFLLTHSTDELTFWALKGAESVRLEGKKMPSNSGLVGWVIDKQESLLIANVKKDPRFFSDIDEEGNFCTTSIICTPLLVRGKKIIGAIQALNKEGEQSFCKTDLNFVEQFSHQVAMAIENANLYEDAKSKSKQLAIIDWRKKEIISIISHEFRTPLNLIQNASEMLTMDILDGLDKTQISHTLITGVKKLDSLISQIRDVAQVTEEKLKLNRKNINVRLLLDKTKLQFQQIADQRNQDLSIFVDEKVELVNADSTLLLVVLKNLISNAIRFSPDGKSITLTAKRTCGQVEFSVKDEGIGIPKNQIPCIFEKFYEVGDLLKHSSGNYEFKSAGLGLGLATVKAILEAHKSSIDVESEMNQGSVFRFRLPVP is encoded by the coding sequence ATGAAATTAGAAGATCAAGACCTGGATGTAAAATTCAATTTACCGAAGATTGCATCAATAAGCAGAGAGCGTTTGGAATTTTTGGCTCTTTTGCCAATTTTATTAAATTCCTCGCTGGATACACATGAAGTGATAAGCTTAGCTATCGAACAGCTACAATCTGAAATCAATGCGGAAGCGGTTACGGTATTTTTATTAACACACTCTACAGATGAATTAACTTTTTGGGCGCTGAAGGGAGCAGAAAGTGTGCGCCTAGAAGGAAAAAAAATGCCGTCCAACAGTGGCCTTGTCGGTTGGGTTATTGATAAGCAAGAATCTCTCCTTATTGCAAATGTTAAAAAAGATCCTCGTTTTTTTTCAGACATAGACGAAGAAGGCAATTTTTGTACAACAAGTATAATTTGCACACCCTTGTTGGTTCGTGGCAAAAAAATAATAGGCGCTATCCAAGCTTTAAACAAAGAAGGGGAGCAATCCTTTTGTAAAACCGATTTGAATTTTGTCGAACAATTTTCTCACCAGGTTGCGATGGCCATTGAAAATGCAAACCTTTACGAAGACGCTAAATCCAAATCAAAACAATTGGCAATTATCGATTGGCGAAAAAAAGAAATCATTTCCATCATCAGCCATGAGTTTAGAACACCCTTAAATTTAATTCAAAATGCATCGGAAATGTTAACGATGGATATACTTGATGGGTTGGATAAAACCCAAATTTCTCATACGTTAATAACCGGTGTTAAAAAATTGGATAGTTTGATTTCTCAAATAAGAGATGTTGCGCAAGTTACGGAAGAAAAACTAAAGTTGAACCGGAAAAATATCAATGTTAGGTTACTTTTGGACAAAACGAAACTTCAATTTCAGCAAATTGCCGATCAACGAAATCAAGATTTATCTATTTTTGTGGATGAAAAAGTAGAACTAGTGAATGCAGATTCAACCTTGTTATTGGTTGTTTTGAAGAACCTCATTTCCAATGCTATTCGGTTTTCACCTGATGGAAAATCAATTACTCTCACTGCAAAAAGAACCTGCGGGCAAGTTGAATTTTCCGTTAAGGATGAGGGCATCGGCATTCCAAAAAATCAAATTCCCTGCATTTTTGAAAAGTTCTATGAAGTTGGGGATTTATTAAAACATTCGTCAGGAAATTATGAATTCAAATCTGCAGGTTTAGGGCTGGGATTAGCCACAGTCAAGGCAATTCTTGAAGCCCATAAATCGTCAATTGATGTAGAAAGTGAAATGAACCAGGGGAGTGTGTTTCGTTTTAGATTACCGGTTCCATAG